The genomic segment GAACTCGACTCTCTTCTGCTCTTTAGCGGCAAGAACCATCTCTATGAGGCGATTTTGATCGAGAGGGTAAGCGAGGGGAGCATCGTTTTGATGAAAAACAACCGCGTCTCTCCAGCCCGTCTTTACGATTCGGAGAAGTTTCTCTACGATGAGTTTAAGAGAAGAGCAAAGTTGGACAACGGCGGCTTTGTAAAAGATTTGGACGAGTTTTTAAAAGATAAAGAGCTGCGTCTTGGAGAGCAGCAAAAAGAGGCGGTAAAGAAGATAAACGATGGTGCGTCCATACTCTTTTTGGTCGGTTATGCGGGAACGGGAAAAAGCACGACATCCAGAACCATACTTGAGCTGCTAAACACAAAATATGACAAAAAAGAGATAATGACCTGTGCTCTAAGCGGCATAGCATCCCAACGCATTGCAGATACGACCGGTTATGAGAGTGCGACCATCCAAAGTTTACTGGTTAAGTTTGAAGATAGAGATGATTTCCCATACTCGGTTGTTTTGATAGATGAAGCCTCTATGATAAACTCCTCCCTTTTTGCAAGACTTGTCTCAAAAATCAACAAAAACGCCACTCTGATCATCGTTGGAGATGACGCGCAGCTTCCTCCCATCGGTGCGGGAAATGTTCTAAGCGATGTTTTGACGTTAGAGCTGGCACCTATAGTGAAACTTACAAAGATATACAGACAGAGCGAAGATAAAGCTTTAACAGTTATAGCAAACGATATACGAATAGGCAGCGTGCCTGAGTATAGAAAAAGCTACGAAGATTTTGAGTTTATAGATGTAAATATAGAGAACTATTATGCCCGCAAAAATCAGCTCTCCCAAAAAGAGCTGCAGGATTTGAGAGAGGAGAACTCATTGCAGATTGTTGCCGAGATTGCCCACAAAGTTGTGGAGTCGATTGAGAAGGCAAGGTACAGACTAAACAACAAGCAGATAAAAGAGTATCTGAACTATTTTCAGGTCATAACTCCGATGAAGGGTGGAACTCTGGGTGTAAACAACTTAAACACAGTTTTGCAGGACTATTTCAATCCAAACCCAAAAAAATGCGTGAAAAAGGGCGGTGTGGAGTTCAGACTTATGGACAAGGTAGTTCACACCAAAAACGAGAATATGACATCTTGGAGCGGCGAGGGGTATAAAAACGGCGAAGATTCGGCTCAGAGGCGCATATTTAACGGGATGAGCGGACTTCTTTTTAAGATAGAAGAGGAGGATGAACAGGCGTTCGTGTTTTATCCAAACGAGGATGTAGTAGTCGTTTATGAGTATGAGGAGTTAAAGTCTCATCTGATGCTCTCTTATGCGCTGACCATCCATAAAGTCCAAGGGATGGAGTATGATATAGTCATAATTCCTATGAGTTTTTCACACTACATCATGCACAATACAAAGCTTATCTACACCGCAGTAACAAGAGCAAAACACAGATGTATCCTAATTGGTGAGAGCGGAGCTTTTGAGAGCGGATGCAAGAAGTTTGAAGCAACAAGAAGAGATACCGTACTTTTAGAGTTATAATATCAGAGTTTGGAATAAGGACTTTTTTATCAACTTATACATATAATCAGAGCAAGATGTGATCTCAAGGAGTTTTTGATGGCGATTGGTAACAGGCTTAAGATAGTTATTTGCGGTAAAAGCGGTTTAGTAGGCTCAAAACTTGAAGAGTTCTTCAACCCTGAACATAATGACATAGTTGGCTTGAGAGTACGTGAAGATAGTTCCGTAGAGGGTATAGCCAAGCAGCTTGAGAAGTGTGATGTACTTATAAACCTAAGCGGTACTACCATCTTGGCTCCTTGGAGTGAGAGTTATAAAAAAGAGCTTCGCAGCAGCCGCATTGAGACCACAAAAAAATTGGTTGATGCCATTGCTATTTGTAAAGAGAGACCAAAACTTTTTTTGAGCGCTTCGGCAGTTGGGATATATAAGTCAAATACTCCACATAACGATGACTCGCAGAATTATGCTGATGATTTTCTCTCCGCTCTGTGCTTGGAGTGGGAAGCAGAAGCACAAAAAGCCAAAGAATTTGATGTCAGAGTCGTAGAGATGAGGTTTGGCGTTATTTTTTCAAAAGAGGGCGGAGCGATGTCTAAGATACTGCCTCCCTTTAAGATGGGAGTAGGAGGAAAGCTCGGAGATGGAGAGCAGATGGTCTCGTGGATACACATAGAAGACCTGCTCAGAGCGGTAGAGTTTATTATAAGAACTCCTGCTATCATCGGTTCTGTAAATTTTTCTGCTCCTTATCCTCTCTCAAACATTGAACAGACAAAAATTTTAGGCAAGGTGTTAAGGCGTCCTACATTTTTTAGCGTACCGGCCTTTTTAATAAAGCTGATCTTTGGAGAGGGCGCTCATGTTGTTCTTGATTCAAAAGAGGTCTACCCTACAAAGCTCAAAGAGAACGGTTTTGAGTTTCATTATGAAAAATTTGAGGATGCATTAAGAGAGATAGTTGGTTAATATAAAAGAGATGTTTATTATTTCATAAAGTTTAAAGTTGTAAAATGAACGATTGGTTAAATTATATGAGATTTATTAGTAGGAGCTTTAATGATAGATCCTGTTTTATTGCAAATCGCAAAACATGCGATACTTGAAGAGTTTAGCAATGCGTATACGTTTGACAAAGAGAAGTTGTTTGAGAAATATCCTTTTTTAAAGATAGAGGCTGCAACATTCGTAACACTTGAGTACGATCATCATCTAAGGGGATGTATAGGTTCTCTTGTCCCCAATCGTTCCCGTTATGAGGATATTTTTCAAAATGCAAAATCTGCCGCATTCCATGATCCAAGATTTCATCCGCTAAGTGAAAAAGAGCTCTCTCATATAAATATTGAAGTATCGGTTCTAAGCAAGCCTGAGATGATAGAGTATGAAGATTTTGATGATCTGCTTACAAAGGTCGAACCTCAGTTAGACGGTCTTATCTTTAAGTTTGATGGGTATCAGGGAACATTTCTGCCTCAGGTTTGGAGGGAGCTAAAATCCCCTAAGATATTTTTAGAGCATCTAAGTATGAAAGCAGGACTAAGCCCTATGGTGTACGAGAAGCATCCTGATATATACAAATACAGGGTTCAGGCGATAAATGAGGATTTTGAGAAGATTCCTCCGTTAGAGTAGCAGCAGGAGTTTACTATGAAGAGAAAGATGAGCGTAAGCGGTGCTTTTTATCCCGGAAGAGCTATTGAGATAGAGAGATATTTTGAACACTTCAGTGCAGTTTATGATGAAGCCAAGAGTCTGCCGCAGTTAAATTCAAGAGTCGTGATAGTTCCTCATGCAGGATATATATACTCGGGCTACAGCGCAAATGTAGCATATAGAGTTTTACGTCAAAGCGGTGTAAAAAGATTTGCAGTCATCGGACCTTCACATAAGGTCGGTTTTGAAGGGGCGTCTCTTTGCGATTTCGGCTCATATGAGACACCGTTTGGAGATATAGATGGTTCAATTTCACTGAATCAGGCTTTAAAAGATAAATTTAATCTTCCGTGCGTCTTGGAGGCTCATCAGGAACACAGTACCGAAGTGCAGTTTCCGTTCATAAAACATTATATCGAAGATGCCGAGATAGTCGAGATAGTCTACTCATACGCAGATGCTGCAGAGCTCTCTAAGATCATTGATTATCTTTTGGCACAACCAGAGTGCGGAGTTGTTATAAGCACGGATCTTAGTCATTTTCACTCTCTTAGCAATGCTACAAGACTTGACAATATCTGTCTTGAAGCTATCGAGAATCTAGATGCCGAGAAACTTCATAGCGGATGCGAGGCGTGCGGAAAAATAGGCGTCGAAGCAGTTCTTATAAGTGCCAAAAAATTAGGCTTGAAGGCGGAGCTGCTTGACTACAGTACAAGTGCAGATGCAAGCGGAGATACGGATAGAGTCGTAGGATACGTGAGCGCATGCTTTTATGACTAAAAATATATTTGAAAATAGCCCAAAGCCTACGGATAAAGAGTTTTTTGAAGAGTTGTTCTCAAAAGAGGGAGTAAAAATAGAGAGAATAGTCTCTTATGGTCATACAACTCCCGAGCTTGAGTGGTATGACCAAAGAAGAGACGAGTGGGTGATAGTGCTTAAAGGTGAAGCGGTAATATCTTTTTTAAATGAGGATGACGTAAGATTGCAAGCGGGAGATTATATAAATATTCCCGCACACAAAAAGCACAGAGTCTCTTGGACAAAGCCCGAAGAAGAGACTGTCTGGCTTGCAGTACATTGTTGATTTGCTTCTACTTAAGTATAAGCTAATCTTTTTTAAACAGGTAGTAACTATAATGTGCTATAATGCCCATTAAAAAATTAAAGGAAATTTTAAATGACCCAAAGCGACCCGGCCTCGCGTAGTTTAACCCACGTTCTTATGGGAGCAGTTCTATGACTCTGCTCATTACCTATCTATCACTTGCAATTTTAGTATCGTTTCTCTGCTCGATTTTGGAGGCGGTTTTACTCTCAAGTACAAACTCCTATATAGAGAGCCTGTCAAAAGACCATAATGAAAACCTAGTAAATAAGCTAAAAGGGTTAAAGTCAAATATCGACAAACCTATATCATCTATTTTAACGGTCAATACGTTTGCACATACGATGGGGGCTGCCGGTGTTGGAGCTCAAGCACAGATCCTCTTTGGAGAGGAGTGGCAAGCGCTGGTCGCATTTGTTATAACACTTCTGATCTTATACTTTTCAGAGATCATTCCAAAGACTATAGGTGCGCTTCACTGGAAAAAGCTACTGGTTCCATCAGCGTACATCATCTCGTTCATGATGACGATAAGTGCGCCTTTTACATGGTTTTCATCATTTTTGACCAACTACATTTCAAGAAACAAAAAACATCAAAGCAATTTTTCACGTGATGAGATCATGGCAGTCGTTGCAATGGGCGAGAGGGAAGGGGCGATCCTTAGCAAAGAGAGTGATCTCATAGAGAACCTCCTGAAGCTTAAAAATATAAAAGCAAAAGATATTATGACACCAAGAAGTGTTGTTTTTTCTCTACCGGCAGAAACAAAAATCGAAGAAGCCGTAGAAGATGACAGGATGTATATCCACTCCCGTATCCCTATCTACAGAGAGACGCTTGACGATGTCGTAGGTATTGTCTTTAGCCAAAGAATTCTTGAAGAGAGCAATGAGGATAACGACAGTGTTACTTTAGAGAGTATTTCACATGAAGTGCATATGGTCTCTGAAAATATTCCTGTTCCAAATTTAATTGATCAGTTCGTAAAGCGTAAGACTCACCTTTTTATAGTTTATGACAGTTACGGGCAGACCGTAGGAGTCGTTACTCTTGAAGATGCCATAGAGACTCTTCTTGGTGTCGAGATAGTTGATGAGATGGATGAGATCGAAGATATGCAGCTTTTTGCAAAAGATAGAAGCAAGCAGTTTCAGGATAAGATGAAGTTCGAGCGAAAAAAGATGGAAAAAGCTAAAAGCGTTTAGTGAGGTAGAAGATGGTTAAGGTCAGTGCTGTTCAGATGCAGATGAGTGAAGATAAAGCTTCAAACATAGATAAAGCCGAGAGATTGGCAAGAGAAGCGGCCGCGAACGGTGCTCAAATAATTCTTCTTCCGGAACTCTTCGAGGGGTACTACTTCTGCAAAGATATGGACGAGAAGTACTTCTCATGGGCGGCTCCAAGAGAAGGCAACAAGCTTATAGAGAGATTTGCCGCTTTGGCAAAAGAGCTTAAAGCGGTTATTCTGATAAGCTATTTCGAGAAGAGCGATGAGGGTTACTTTAACTCTCTTGTTGTTGCAGATGCGGATGGCACTCTAATGGAGAACTACCGCAAAACGCATATTCCAGATGGTCCCGGATATGAGGAGAAGTTCTACTTTAAACCGGGTAATACCGGCTTTAAGGTCTACGATACTGCTTATGCAAAGATAGGTGTTGGCATCTGCTGGGATCAGTGGTTTTGCGAGACTGCGAGAGCTTTGACGCTTATGGGCGCGGAGATCATCTTCTACCCGACGGCGATCGGAAGCGAGCCCGAGATACACCTTGATTCAAAAGAGCATTGGCAGAGAGTCCAGATGGGACATGCGGCTACAAACACGGTTCCCGTGGTAGTTGCAAACAGAATTGGTGAAGAGAAGGGCGAGACTTGCAGCCTCAATTTTTACGGCTCATCGTTTATAACTGACTATACGGGTGCAAAGATCGCTGAAGCCTCAAGAGACAAAGAGGAAATCCTCTACGCCGAGTTCGATATAGAGGAGAATCAGAAGCAGAGACACTACTGGGGTCTCATAAGAGACAGACGTCCACAGATGTATAAAAACATCTGCTGATTTGGAACTGTTTTTGCTACAAATATGAAGCAAAACAGTCCAAAAAAGGTTAAGTTGATGGAGATAGTGCTAAGAGACAATCTTATTTTAGTCACTACAGACTTTGATACATTAAACACTCAGTGGATGAAAGAGTTCTTAAATCACCACTCCAGAGGTATGCTTTTTTTGCCAAAGGCGGTAATGGTATTTAGAAACGAGATACTCTCTCAAGAGCGAGATAGGTTTATCAACCAGTTAAGCCAATACCACGCCACAAAACATGATTTTTCACATGAATTTTTTCTTCGATCACTCCTTAAATTTGGAAACCAGCCAATCAGAATAGAACTAAACAGACAAGAAGAGCCACAAGAGATAGCGGTCAATCTTTACGCCTATAACAGTGATACCGTACTTATCTCGCTTGATTATCCAAACTCGTGGGTGCTGAGCTATCTTCGTTCACAGCTTGAAGTTTATGTAGAGAGAGGAACGGATATATCTCTAGTCCTTGACGTCTCCGACTATAAAGCAAAAGCGAGGCTGGAGAGAGCTCTCGACAAGCGCAACGTTCTGCACTATCGGATCAGGTACAGCTACAACAACCGTTTTATGAGCAAGCTCTACAGCGATTTTGCTAAGTACAGTTTTGGGAGTCTCTGTAAAGAGGAAGAGGATGCGCAGAAAAATCATTTTTATGCAATTTTACAGTGTCCTATCGGGGCTAGTCAGAGTGCTCTAAGAGAGAGCTATAAAAGACTTGCAAAAGCGTACCATCCAGACAAAGTGCTACAAGAGGCTCCGCACATGGTAGAGCACTACACACAGAAGTTTCAGCTTCTCCAAGAGGCATACTCTGCACTGAAAGTTTAGAAAAAGTTATCTATTATCTCCTCTTTTTTCGCACTCTTTACAAGTGCTTCAAAATCCTGTGAGCTGTAGAGGGCTAGTTTTTTGCCCTGATGGCTAAGCAGCTCTTTTGAGAAACCTCTTTTAGAAAAAATAACTGCCTGAGTAGGTTCAATACCGAGCTTTTGACACTTGTCCAAGAGTTTATGCCACTCACTTTTGTTTACTTTATGATTTGACCATTTGCACTCTGCCACGTAAATTTTCTCATCTTTTGTTATGGTGAGTATATCTATCTCGACATTTGCATCCCAATAACTTCCCGAACTAAGTATCTGAGAGTCTCTAAGATTGTAGTTGAGCAGAACTTCGGATAGCTCTTCAAAAACCAGACTCGTATAGCTGTGTCTTCTTTTGTGAAAATCTTTAAAAAAAGTGTCATATTTGTTAGCTTCGATCTCTCTTGCATGCGGGGCGATAAAGTAGAACCAAAACCTTATAAATGGGTGCGTAAAGAGAACTTTGTGAGAGATTCTGTATCTCGCCACTTCTCTTTTTAGTTTCCCCTTTGGATTGAGTGAGCGCGCAGGCTCCTCTCTTGAGAACTCTATCTGAATCAGCCCTTTTTGCTCTAAAAAGTTGAGCGCGCTTCCGCCGTTTGCGTTGTTGAGACCCGCTCTGTTAAACGCCGAAAATATCTTTCGATCCCCCACTGCCAAAGCACGAAGAAGACGAAGGCATCCCTTGTCCGCCAAGGTTAGCTCTTCTATCTTT from the Sulfurimonas crateris genome contains:
- a CDS encoding AAA family ATPase, which produces MNETLLGQIDKILFEEEAFFIAVLKSGEKISGSYYESAVSHLKGSAITLRGHWEEHRKYGKTFKFEQIKVNQNELFFFLNKIVKGFTKKLSAELIEHFGSEGLVEVLDNDIERLLEFSGIKEKRLKKIQESWKKFRSMREIGEFLSPYDVSPALLTTIATAMRDVDDPCAKIKNNPYILTSINSIGFKRADELALKMGVNPNDENRIGSAMDYVLLNYCEQQGNSCVAKEILFSELDSLLLFSGKNHLYEAILIERVSEGSIVLMKNNRVSPARLYDSEKFLYDEFKRRAKLDNGGFVKDLDEFLKDKELRLGEQQKEAVKKINDGASILFLVGYAGTGKSTTSRTILELLNTKYDKKEIMTCALSGIASQRIADTTGYESATIQSLLVKFEDRDDFPYSVVLIDEASMINSSLFARLVSKINKNATLIIVGDDAQLPPIGAGNVLSDVLTLELAPIVKLTKIYRQSEDKALTVIANDIRIGSVPEYRKSYEDFEFIDVNIENYYARKNQLSQKELQDLREENSLQIVAEIAHKVVESIEKARYRLNNKQIKEYLNYFQVITPMKGGTLGVNNLNTVLQDYFNPNPKKCVKKGGVEFRLMDKVVHTKNENMTSWSGEGYKNGEDSAQRRIFNGMSGLLFKIEEEDEQAFVFYPNEDVVVVYEYEELKSHLMLSYALTIHKVQGMEYDIVIIPMSFSHYIMHNTKLIYTAVTRAKHRCILIGESGAFESGCKKFEATRRDTVLLEL
- the aguB gene encoding N-carbamoylputrescine amidase is translated as MVKVSAVQMQMSEDKASNIDKAERLAREAAANGAQIILLPELFEGYYFCKDMDEKYFSWAAPREGNKLIERFAALAKELKAVILISYFEKSDEGYFNSLVVADADGTLMENYRKTHIPDGPGYEEKFYFKPGNTGFKVYDTAYAKIGVGICWDQWFCETARALTLMGAEIIFYPTAIGSEPEIHLDSKEHWQRVQMGHAATNTVPVVVANRIGEEKGETCSLNFYGSSFITDYTGAKIAEASRDKEEILYAEFDIEENQKQRHYWGLIRDRRPQMYKNIC
- a CDS encoding CNNM domain-containing protein, coding for MTLLITYLSLAILVSFLCSILEAVLLSSTNSYIESLSKDHNENLVNKLKGLKSNIDKPISSILTVNTFAHTMGAAGVGAQAQILFGEEWQALVAFVITLLILYFSEIIPKTIGALHWKKLLVPSAYIISFMMTISAPFTWFSSFLTNYISRNKKHQSNFSRDEIMAVVAMGEREGAILSKESDLIENLLKLKNIKAKDIMTPRSVVFSLPAETKIEEAVEDDRMYIHSRIPIYRETLDDVVGIVFSQRILEESNEDNDSVTLESISHEVHMVSENIPVPNLIDQFVKRKTHLFIVYDSYGQTVGVVTLEDAIETLLGVEIVDEMDEIEDMQLFAKDRSKQFQDKMKFERKKMEKAKSV
- a CDS encoding DUF234 domain-containing protein, which produces MIKNRLLEQFRSFYSRNYPDDMETQIEYFSIFGGLGWELDTTKEIDSLVEELILNNFVSLRKKIEELTLADKGCLRLLRALAVGDRKIFSAFNRAGLNNANGGSALNFLEQKGLIQIEFSREEPARSLNPKGKLKREVARYRISHKVLFTHPFIRFWFYFIAPHAREIEANKYDTFFKDFHKRRHSYTSLVFEELSEVLLNYNLRDSQILSSGSYWDANVEIDILTITKDEKIYVAECKWSNHKVNKSEWHKLLDKCQKLGIEPTQAVIFSKRGFSKELLSHQGKKLALYSSQDFEALVKSAKKEEIIDNFF
- a CDS encoding J domain-containing protein; protein product: MEIVLRDNLILVTTDFDTLNTQWMKEFLNHHSRGMLFLPKAVMVFRNEILSQERDRFINQLSQYHATKHDFSHEFFLRSLLKFGNQPIRIELNRQEEPQEIAVNLYAYNSDTVLISLDYPNSWVLSYLRSQLEVYVERGTDISLVLDVSDYKAKARLERALDKRNVLHYRIRYSYNNRFMSKLYSDFAKYSFGSLCKEEEDAQKNHFYAILQCPIGASQSALRESYKRLAKAYHPDKVLQEAPHMVEHYTQKFQLLQEAYSALKV
- a CDS encoding TIGR01777 family oxidoreductase encodes the protein MAIGNRLKIVICGKSGLVGSKLEEFFNPEHNDIVGLRVREDSSVEGIAKQLEKCDVLINLSGTTILAPWSESYKKELRSSRIETTKKLVDAIAICKERPKLFLSASAVGIYKSNTPHNDDSQNYADDFLSALCLEWEAEAQKAKEFDVRVVEMRFGVIFSKEGGAMSKILPPFKMGVGGKLGDGEQMVSWIHIEDLLRAVEFIIRTPAIIGSVNFSAPYPLSNIEQTKILGKVLRRPTFFSVPAFLIKLIFGEGAHVVLDSKEVYPTKLKENGFEFHYEKFEDALREIVG
- the amrB gene encoding AmmeMemoRadiSam system protein B, whose protein sequence is MKRKMSVSGAFYPGRAIEIERYFEHFSAVYDEAKSLPQLNSRVVIVPHAGYIYSGYSANVAYRVLRQSGVKRFAVIGPSHKVGFEGASLCDFGSYETPFGDIDGSISLNQALKDKFNLPCVLEAHQEHSTEVQFPFIKHYIEDAEIVEIVYSYADAAELSKIIDYLLAQPECGVVISTDLSHFHSLSNATRLDNICLEAIENLDAEKLHSGCEACGKIGVEAVLISAKKLGLKAELLDYSTSADASGDTDRVVGYVSACFYD
- the amrA gene encoding AmmeMemoRadiSam system protein A, whose protein sequence is MIDPVLLQIAKHAILEEFSNAYTFDKEKLFEKYPFLKIEAATFVTLEYDHHLRGCIGSLVPNRSRYEDIFQNAKSAAFHDPRFHPLSEKELSHINIEVSVLSKPEMIEYEDFDDLLTKVEPQLDGLIFKFDGYQGTFLPQVWRELKSPKIFLEHLSMKAGLSPMVYEKHPDIYKYRVQAINEDFEKIPPLE
- a CDS encoding cupin domain-containing protein, with the translated sequence MTKNIFENSPKPTDKEFFEELFSKEGVKIERIVSYGHTTPELEWYDQRRDEWVIVLKGEAVISFLNEDDVRLQAGDYINIPAHKKHRVSWTKPEEETVWLAVHC